The proteins below are encoded in one region of Chrysemys picta bellii isolate R12L10 chromosome 4, ASM1138683v2, whole genome shotgun sequence:
- the LOC135982768 gene encoding guanylate-binding protein 1-like, producing the protein MEIPMLAPVCLIENSPAGELQVQQEALRVLAEIHQPVVVVAIAGLYRTGKSYLMNKLAGKRTGFSLGSTIQSHTKGIWMWCLPHPRRAGHTLVLLDTEGLGDVEKGDAKNDTWIFALAVLLSSTLVYNSRGTIDQQAMDQLHYVTELTERIKVKEVGQGGRQEGADSAEFVRFFPAFVWAVRDFILQLELDGREITEDEYLENALKLKTGSSEQTKLYNLPRECIRRFFPARKCFVFVLPASRRKMRRLEELQEDELEPEFREQVARFCRHVWEMSQPKTIPGGHVVTGAMLGNLAVTYVAAIRSGAVPCVESAVLALAQIENSAAVRKAVAVYKEQLGRRAALPMETLQELRELHAQCEREALRTFMARAFKDDDRRFQGELMRHLEEQKQELCRRNELASSERCTAALQELWDELDDRIGQGVYSVPGGYQCFLDDRQRMVERYRQMPAKGVKADEVLQEFLQSKEVAAQSILQTDKALTEKEKEMAAERARAEAAERERQVLQQKEAELQQKLKDQERSYQENLRQLKEKLEDERKKLLEEQGKMLDQKLKELENLRKEGLQAKATRIEAEIQRLQQQNKELQNPSWIESALASLREGACLVLSGIFGKLSGRWS; encoded by the exons ATGGAGATCCCCATGCTGGCCCCTGTCTGCCTGATCGAGAACAGCCCagcgggggagctgcaggtgcagcaggaggcactgcgggTGCTGGCGGAGATCCACCAGCCCGTGGTGGTGGTGGCCATCGCCGGGCTGTACCGCACCGGCAAGTCCTACCTCATGAACAAACTGGCCGGCAAGAGAACAG ggTTCTCGCTGGGCTCCACCATCCAGTCGCACACCAAGGGCATCTGGATGtggtgcctgccccacccccgccggGCCGGCCACACCCTGGTGCTGCTGGACACCGAGGGGCTGGGCGACGTGGAGaag GGCGACGCGAAGAACGACACGTGGATCTTCGCGCTGGCCGTGCTGCTCAGCAGCACCCTGGTCTATAACAGCCGGGGCACCATCGACCAGCAGGCCATGGACCAGCTGCA CTACGTGACGGAGTTAACGGAGCGCATCAAGGTGAAGGAGGTGGGCCAGGGTGGCCggcaggagggggcagattcGGCCGAGTTCGTGCGATTCTTCCCGGCCTTTGTGTGGGCCGTGCGGGATTTCATTctgcagctggagctggatgGGCGGGAGATCACCGAGGACGAGTACCTGGAGAACGCCCTGAAACTAAAGACGG GCAGCAGTGAGCAAACCAAGCTCTACAACCTGCCCCGCGAATGCATTCGCCGGTTCTTCCCTGCCCGGAAATGCTTCGTCTTTGTCCTGCCGGCCAGCAGGAGGAAAATGCGCCggctggaggagctgcaggaggacgAGCTGGAGCCCGAGTTCCGGGAGCAGGTGGCCCGGTTCTGCCGCCACGTCTGGGAGATGTCACAGCCCAAGACCATCCCAGGCGGCCACGTGGTGACTGGGGCCA tgctggggaacctggcagtGACCTACGTGGCCGCCATCCGCAGCGGGGCGGTGCCCTGTGTGGAGAGTGCGGTGCTGGCCCTGGCGCAGATCGAGAACTCGGCGGCGGTGCGGAAGGCCGTGGCTGTCTACAAGGAGCAGCTCGGGCGGCGGGCGGCGCTGCCCATGGAGACCCTGCAGGAGCTGCGGGAGCTGCACGCCCAGTGTGAGCGGGAGGCGCTGCGGACGTTCATGGCGCGCGCCTTCAAGGACGACGACCGCCGCTTCCAAGGGGAGCTCATG CGCCACCTGgaggagcagaagcaggagctCTGCCGCCGGAACGAACTGGCATCTTCGGAGCGCTGCACGGCTGCCCTGCAGGAGCTGTGGGACGAGCTGGACGACCGGATCGGCCAGGGGGTCTATTCGGTGCCTGGGGGCTACCAGTGCTTCCTGGACGACCGGCAGCGGATGGTGGAGAGATACCGGCAGATGCCGGCGAAGGGGGTAAAG GCCGACGAGGTGCTGCAGGAGTTCCTCCAGTCCAAGGAGGTCGCGGCCCAGTCCATCCTGCAGACGGACAAGGCCCTgacagagaaggagaaggagatggCAG ccgagcgagcccgggccgagGCGGCCGAGCGGGAGCGGCAGGTCCTGCAGCAGAAGGAGGCTGAGCTGCAGCAGAAGCTGAAGGACCAGGAACGCAGCTACCAGGAGAACCTGCGGCAGCTGAAGGAGAAGCTGGAGGACGAGAGGAAGaagctgctggaggagcagggcaaGATGCTGGATCAGAAACTGAAG GAGCTGGAGAACCTGAGGAAGGAGGGGCTCCAGGCGAAGGCCACACGCATTGAAGCTGAGATCCAGCGCCTgcagcagcagaacaaggagCTCCAGAACCCGTCCTGGATCGAATCAGCGCTGGCATCACTGCGCGAAGGGGCCTGCCTTGTGCTATCTGGCATCTTTGGCAAGCTCTCCGGGCGCTGGTCCTGA